ttgattatatatatatatgtgttattttaatagtaaaattacatatatatccctaatattttattatttgttaagaaaaattattattttatttatttttaaaaataaaataattaattttttatttttttaagctcgAACTCAAGTTTGACATTTTGATCTCGTCAAGTTCGAGTTTGAGTTCGAGTTTCGTAAAATTATATTgaaactcggctcgattagGTTGAATCTCGTTTACACCCCTAGTTGTGGTATAGGAATCAACctctttttaattaatttttcatGCATTATGTTCTGTTTTGTCACCAAAAACATTCGGTGCGGTTGTCGAAGAAAATAGTAACAAAGTTCATGACTGTAccttaaatttcattttaagTTGCTCAAATTTCATCTCAAGTCTCTTGCTTTATAACAgaatcaaccaaaaaaaaaaacccaagagATGAGGGCCAAAATCGTTACAAATGCCTAAATCTATTGAAGTTTGGGATTCAAATTTCATGATTTATAAGTAAATcaacaaaaaaataacaaatgagAGCCAAAAACAACCATACATATTTTAGATCCGCCAAAATTTGTCTATGAAtcccaagaaaaaagaaatccgTCATTACAACAGCACGACCTCTGTCTAGACTAAATTGAGagcaatgcaaaaaaaaaaaaaaaaaagagtaatatGTTGTGGAGGGAGAAAGGAGACGTATACATCGATGAAGATGCAATTAGAAGAAGCAAAACAAGGGgatgaagatgaaaaattttaaaaaaaaaaaaaaaaaaagggttgcaGAATGAGAAAGGCCTCAAGCCTGCCACACTTTTTACTTATTTGCGCGTTCATTCCACTATCACTACCAGGCTTTGTGCATTGAGTACCCAGGCCCAAACAAAAGCAGAGCAGATTAGCAATCACCTGTAACTCTTAAGGCGGACCGAGTTTAAACACTTAAGAAGCCCAACACATACTCCCTCAGGTCCATGGGTTCCCTGATCCATCATTCGTTTAGCCAAGAATTTGCATATTACTACTACTTTTTAATTCCCGGAAAACCCCAACTTCATTGGGTTCAATTTGAGTATCTCGTCGTCAAgtgtttaagaaaaatttttgaccaaaaaaaaatatcaagcaATAATTGACATTATAAATGCGGACATTaacatataaaattaaattctaTATTCAACCGCAGCAGACTCTTGCTAATTGAATGGCATCTCTTGAATGGTTGATAAGATTGAAAGACTAATCAAATGATTCAAACACAAGTTAAGCTTGTTCTTCAACTAATCAAATTAAACATTTAAAATTATTAGTAATTTGTGTAAGAAAAGTTTCAATTTAGCAAAACTTGACGACGTAATTACATTAAAATTTATAAATCTTACATATAAAAAACTCGAGCTACTCTAAATCGACTGGATGGAGCTGGTTACAGGAAAAATCTGTTTTTGCACCTGCACATTCTATTATTGGAaacgaaggaaaaaaaaatggaaaagaaaaggggaaattCATAAATAAGGGTGAGTAATAAATCTCTTGGGAAGTGGACGTTGTCACCTTCAAAAAACCTCTCAAAAGTCATCCGAAATCAGATAAGGTTTcgcctttcttcttcctctcctccCTTCTCCCAACTCCTTACCTCTTCCCTCCACAGCAGAACCAGCCGAGGCAAATGCTCTCTCTGACCATGATAAACACTGCAAAACCCCTCTCCCTATCCACCCCATTTCTCCCCAGTCTGCTCAACCCTCACAAGCTTCTCCCACCCCTTCCTCGCTCCAAACATCCTAACTCTGTCGTTGCTCTCATTATTCCCCCAAAATCCTCCGCCGCACAACAGCAACAGCTCTACCAACCCTTCAGACCTCCTCCTTCCCCACTTCCCCCTCAATACCGCAATCTCGACACCAACGGCCGCCTTGAGATCCTCTCCAACCGCCTCGGTCTCTGGTTTGAGTACGCCCCTTTAATCTCTGCCTTATTTCAAGAAGGATTCACCCCTCCAACTCTCGAAGAGATCACCGGAATCTCCGGGGTGGAGCAGAACAGGCTTGTTGTGGCAGCTCAAGTACGTGAGTCTTTAGTTCAATCGGAAATAGACCCTGACATCTTATCGTTTTTTGATACTGGTGGGGCTGAATTGTTGTATGAAATAAGGCTGTTGAGTGCTTCCCAGCGTGCTTCGGCGGCCAAATATTTAGTTTTGAACAAATTTGATGCGAGAATGACTCTAGAGCTGGCCAGGGCCATAAAGGATAAGCCGAGGAGGAAAGGCGAAAAGGGTTGGGAGAGTTTTGATGGTGATCTTCCTGGGGATTGTTTGGCATTCATGTATTTTAGGCAGGCACAGGAGCATAGGACTGCGTCGTCCCCGGAATTGTCGAGAAGTGCGTTGGAGAGGGCTCTGCAGGCCGTGGAATCTGAAAATGGGAGAGAAAGGGTGTTGGAGGAGCTTGAGGGGAAGAAAGATGGGGAGGACAAGGATAAAGTAGGCGCAGCTGCTGATAGAGTCGTGGTGCCTGTTGTGAGGATGCAGATTGGGGAGGTTGCTGAGTCTAGCGTAGTGGCGGTTTTGCCAGTTTGTAGAGCAGAGGAGAGGGAAGTTAAGGTGGAGGAGGCGCCGTGGGAGTGCGCAGGTGTAGGGGATTTCGGAGTAGTGGAGGCAGAGAAAGGGTGGAGTAGGTGGGTGGTGTTACCGGGGTGGGAGCCGGTGGCTGGTTTAAAGAGAGGGGGAGTGGCCGTGGCATTTAAGAACGCGAGGGTGTTGCCGTGGAGAGCGAAGAAGTGGAACAGAGGGGAGGCAATTCTGGTGGTGGCTGATAGAGGGAGGAAAGGGGTAGTGACTGATGATAATTTTTACTTGGTGGTTGGTGGAGGGAATGGCAGTGTTGGGGAGGGGTTGAAGGTTGAGAGAGGATTGGAATTGAAGGAAATCGGTGTAAAGGAGAGTTTAGGTACTGTAGTTTTGGTGGTTAGACCGCCAAGAGAAGAGTACGATGACCAACTAAGTGATGAAGATTAGGAATAAGACACAGGGTTACAGTAGATAAAAAGATTGTCAAGCTGGAGGTTTCCATTAGTCTACCGGAGGAACAAGATCACACTGCACATATCATATTCATCCTATTCAAGTCAGAAATGTGCTTATAATTTGTGTTGCCTCGCTGATGGTGGAGGCCGCTGCTTCAAGCTGGTAGCATTTATTACACTTTTTCCTACTTAGAGAGTATTCTGAAGTCAGTGTAAGAAGGTGCAAGCTTGAAATGACTAAGTTGCCAACTTGCCATATGCAGAAGAATTACGCAACACATGCCAAAGGAGGAAATAAAGCGAGGAAGAGATTTGGTTTTTGCTTCTAGCTCGTAGGGAATACATACTATTATAGCATTGTCCATTGTTAATGGTTGGCTTCATGGTGTTCACATCTTGCTTTTGTCATCTGAAGCCGCTACTTCCAGtcctgtctttttttttttttgaaaaaaaagaggactCTTTGATGCACACTTCAGCATTAATCTTAAAGTCTGGAATAGGATACAGAAAATTGAGAGATTCACCCATAGTAAAAGATGGGAGCAGATTAGGAGAATGATGACACATCAGAGATCTAATAACCCTAGGAACTGGTTATGCAAACATTATTATGCTTACTTTTCTGCACTAGACTTTCATTTGTTGAGCTAGTTTTTCCCCCGGTTTCTGAAGCAATATTTTAAAAAGCTACTACTCATTCGACTGCACCGACTTTCACTGGATCTAGACGGTCATTGCCCTTTTACTAGCTTTCTGCTGTTGACACAGCTGATGGCTACCGGTCTTTCATTTCCAGTTCATATCAAATACTTTGTGTGCAATAAACATCAATTCATGCTGTGGAAAGTTTTGTTAAAACTCTCAAGTAGCTAATCATCTTATTAGTCATTTCTGGGTCGTAAGCAAGTTTCATGTGAGAAAATTAGGAGCACGCTCAGAATCATTTGAACCTTCCCATCTTCACTATAATCTTCCATCTCCCTCCTCGTGTGTTATGCTGCTTTCCTCTGGCTGCAACAACAATTTTCTACTTCCCTCTCCCTCCAGTGCTCATAACGTATGATGGTGCCACATTATGTGCAATTTGAGAGATGAATGAAGCATGCAGATATGATTAGCTATTCAATGAACTCAATCAAAGAAAAGAACTTAATATGAATATGATACCGGTTGTAGGGCTACCAAACTGAGCTGATTTTTCAGCAAACAAGCCTCTATTATTACTGCAAGAACACTTTAGGCCAACTATACCACTTAAAACCATCCTTTACAAGAAATTGTTCCTCCCAGGTAACTACAAAGCACTAATCATCTAACAAGAACAGAGCAAAATATTTTAGTTTCATTCTCCTGCAAATCTACTTTTGCCTACCTTACTGTTCTTTCATTTCACCACAATCTTCTATTACAACAGCTGAAGAAGTCTTTCCACTGGCTGAGCCCACCTTCTCCATTGCCTCAACCACATTATAACCCTCCACAACCTGCCCAAACACCACATGCTTATTATCAAGCCAAGGTGTGCTAACAGTAGTGATAAAGAATTGAGATCCATTAGTATTTGGTCCAGCATTTGCCATCGAAAGAAGGCCAGGTTGGATGTGCTTcttttggaaattttcatcAGCAAATTTCATTCCATAGATAGATTCTCCTCCTGTCCCATTTCCCCTAGTGAAGTCTCCACCTTGACACATAAAGTTTGGAATGATGCGGTGAAAGGTTGAGCCCTTGTAATGCAGCGGTTTCCCTGAAATTCCAATGCCTTTCTCTCCAGTGCAAAGAGAGCGAAAGTTTTCAGCAGTTTTAGGAGTAGTATCTGCAAACAATTTAAACACAACCCGACCAGCCTTCACATTTCCAATCAGTATGTCAAAGAACACCTTAGGATTCGACATTTTCTGTGAGCAGAGATCATATCCGGTCAGTAACACAGCGTCAAACATTACCCGCAAATGGCAGCAGGACAATCCAAATCTCAATCCAAGGTGTGTATAAAATCACATAGATTTGCAAACAAGAACTAGAGtacaacaaatcatatattcatgtatcaacattttaccaattcatCCACTTCAAGAGTGTTTTCCAAAAGCCCATGCAGGAAGACAACCATTTATACAGACAATACCACAACGAGAACATGAATTTTTCATGTATAGCAGGGGGTACAAAGACCTCGAAACATTCTTTTTATGTGccaaaaaacattttttttatcaGAGTTTTTGTAATACTAATAATTATCTCTGGAACAATCAACGACGCACCATTAAAGAAAGATTTTTATGGAAGGTTAATTAAATTAAGGCAAATCAAGAGCATTTCTACACTAATAAGACTAGTGTAACATACATTATAGAACTTAACAGAGACGCATACGGATCAGCGACATTAGTACAAGGTAAATAGAACTAAATTCACAGATCAGCAAAACATTTCACAGTATCATCTGAGGGGAAAATCacttcaaaaatagaaaaagaaacagCAAGATCAGATTTTTAacgggaaaaaaaagagaaaaagggaaaaaggaagtGTAAATCCCATGATGAATCCTCTTGACAAGTGCTGAATAGGCCGTTAAAGAGGATACGACGACATGGGAAAATACATTGATATTGCACAATTTTTGAGCTCTACAAGCTTTGCATAAAACCAACCGTAAAGCCTTCGATTTGTGCGTTTCTAATTTCTCTGTCGAATGCAAGAGAGTAGAAGCAACGAATGTGAAATAGAGCAAGGTATAAGAGACTTTGATGTACCTTTATGGCTGAGCGGTAGAAGCTGACCAGCACAAGAAGGGTTTATGCAGAGGTTTAGTATGTATAGTATATATACTGGAACCGAGAGCTTCGGTTGAGAATTGCGGATTTTAGGGTTTGAGGCTTTTATGGTCCTTTGCACTTAGGACCCAACGTTTTGTGCGATTCAACTTTACCTACTCAACTTCAGCTATTTACATTATGCCCCAGTCCCCACATCCCCCatcggaaaaaaagaagaagaagaagttcgGCCCATGGTATCTAATCAATCAGAGTGGGCAAACAACATAGAAGAAACTCAAGATGAATTGAGAAATCCTCACAAGTGGCCCATAAGTGAtgataagagagagagagagagagaggagggggGGAAGAGGGTTTTTGAGCGTGTCTAACTTCAAAAAATGTTGTTCAGGGATCATGCTTACGTTTGTTAAACATACAAAATATCGTTTTGGCCAATTGGTTCTCAGTTGTCGGTTACCTCCCACCAATTGATTCTTTGTTCTTTCTTGTTATTATTGGCTGTTCTAAAGCATTCTATTTGGAGTTATGGTAattagcagcagcagcagcagcaccgGAACTTTCTTCCAATTCTTGTGATCGACAGAACTGAAAGGTTGTGGGGCTGCTGACATGAATATGGAAATATATCAGGGAAAAATCAATTACCGGGAAAAAGATCTCAAGGGCCCAGTAAACCAGTAAGAatgcatttcaaacaaaaaGATCTCACGAAAAAACGTTTTGCAGTACCAAATAAAGACAACAAACCATTACACTCTTGGAATTAAATTTATATGTCAACACGAAGTTTTCTCCTGTTACCAGTGATGAATGGCAACCATCAATCCATGGGCCATAAAAGTGGACAAATGTTACATCGCAATCAATCGGCAGAGCTAACATATGTGATATGGCCTCTTTTTTCTTAAGGTGTACCAGCATCCAGTGAGCCAGGTCCCACCAGATACACTGGTTGTTGGTTACATTCTTTAACCAAGCCATTGTTCGCAGCGCCGTTCACCACCTCCGCTAACAGAGTGTCGAATGCTTATCTTTTCATTTGCATACTTTTCCTGCAGCCACTCAAAACCATTGACATCAAGTTTTCCAGATACAGATTTGCCTTGCTTCCTGCGAATTTGCTGCTCCCTATTGGAAGCCCATAGTTTGTCGATTGCATCCCTTTGCCGGGAGGTGAACCTTGATATATTGTCAGAGGCATGCTTCACTAAGATGTCAATAACCGTTTGGCACCTGCAATGGGAAAGCCTGTTATGCTCCCCAAAAAGCAAAAAAGCATGCAGCTCAAACATTAAATGCAATAAAAGAAATATGACAAAAGTAGCTTGAACTTGACCATGGGGTTTTGTAGCGTCGTGCAGCAATTTCTAAACAGGAAATTAATGCTTCTCTCTGTCCTCTAAGAAATTTCCTCGCCTCATCCTCTTcgctctttttattttttgccacCAACTCTCTCTTTCCCTTTGCTGTATCATCTTTCTTCGACGTGCTTGGAATCAGAGCGTCAAGCCCAAATGGATCAGGTTCTTCTGCCTTTGCTTCAGGTATAGAACTGGCGGAAGTGTTATCCCTATGGGACTCTCCCTGAGCCTTTCCCACCTCTGTTTCCTTCAAGGAAGCAGCTTCTTCTTCGTCATCATCCTTGGTTGCAACAGGAAGACTTGATATGGCTTCTTTTATCCTCCCAGATGCTTTTGAAAACTGATTAGCACCTCAAGAGGAATATAATAATCAGATGAGgctaaaaatcaaaattattgAATGATAACAATTATCAGAGACATGGTATAACATTCTCAGGAACATGAGCCATGACATTATCAGTA
This portion of the Coffea arabica cultivar ET-39 chromosome 2e, Coffea Arabica ET-39 HiFi, whole genome shotgun sequence genome encodes:
- the LOC113730610 gene encoding rubisco accumulation factor 1.1, chloroplastic codes for the protein MLSLTMINTAKPLSLSTPFLPSLLNPHKLLPPLPRSKHPNSVVALIIPPKSSAAQQQQLYQPFRPPPSPLPPQYRNLDTNGRLEILSNRLGLWFEYAPLISALFQEGFTPPTLEEITGISGVEQNRLVVAAQVRESLVQSEIDPDILSFFDTGGAELLYEIRLLSASQRASAAKYLVLNKFDARMTLELARAIKDKPRRKGEKGWESFDGDLPGDCLAFMYFRQAQEHRTASSPELSRSALERALQAVESENGRERVLEELEGKKDGEDKDKVGAAADRVVVPVVRMQIGEVAESSVVAVLPVCRAEEREVKVEEAPWECAGVGDFGVVEAEKGWSRWVVLPGWEPVAGLKRGGVAVAFKNARVLPWRAKKWNRGEAILVVADRGRKGVVTDDNFYLVVGGGNGSVGEGLKVERGLELKEIGVKESLGTVVLVVRPPREEYDDQLSDED
- the LOC113730611 gene encoding peptidyl-prolyl cis-trans isomerase CYP19-3; translation: MSNPKVFFDILIGNVKAGRVVFKLFADTTPKTAENFRSLCTGEKGIGISGKPLHYKGSTFHRIIPNFMCQGGDFTRGNGTGGESIYGMKFADENFQKKHIQPGLLSMANAGPNTNGSQFFITTVSTPWLDNKHVVFGQVVEGYNVVEAMEKVGSASGKTSSAVVIEDCGEMKEQ
- the LOC113730612 gene encoding uncharacterized protein, with the translated sequence MGGDLFQDLPPPSASQTQLQELQSSTTVKEHSSNPPLAPPPPALKSALKRPKPPSSGEESKPQVSASAPAPGPGKRLRFKTTTDASETQVIEAMQKIASHIKNSSKFSKASKLAVQLIQAGSVNPATSDHFFAILEGAMSSPTTCNEASLRADYRALFSAAQDAVECLNKKQKNLLTIWTIRAVMANDLFTDDSFVFSKASGRIKEAISSLPVATKDDDEEEAASLKETEVGKAQGESHRDNTSASSIPEAKAEEPDPFGLDALIPSTSKKDDTAKGKRELVAKNKKSEEDEARKFLRGQREALISCLEIAARRYKTPWCQTVIDILVKHASDNISRFTSRQRDAIDKLWASNREQQIRRKQGKSVSGKLDVNGFEWLQEKYANEKISIRHSVSGGGERRCEQWLG